Proteins from a single region of Bradyrhizobium diazoefficiens:
- a CDS encoding type II toxin-antitoxin system RelE/ParE family toxin: MRSTTQNGDENPRAKALKGFGGRSVLEVVDDEDGDTFRAVYTVRFAGVIYVLHGFQKKSKRGIETPKHDIQVRLTDGRWLVAVITASPDGMPFRPCCTQTRIPFGSIGRRLAALISRAAAFELNDGQLNCSAMVKAQKAL; this comes from the coding sequence TTGCGATCAACGACACAAAACGGCGACGAGAATCCTCGTGCCAAGGCCCTGAAAGGCTTTGGTGGTCGAAGCGTGTTGGAAGTGGTCGACGATGAAGATGGCGATACGTTCCGCGCCGTCTACACCGTGCGCTTCGCAGGCGTCATCTATGTCCTTCACGGCTTCCAGAAGAAGTCGAAGAGGGGGATAGAGACACCGAAGCACGACATCCAGGTAAGGCTTACCGACGGCCGGTGGCTTGTTGCTGTGATTACTGCCTCGCCAGACGGGATGCCCTTTCGACCGTGTTGCACACAGACGCGGATACCTTTCGGGTCGATCGGCCGACGTCTCGCGGCGCTCATCTCTCGGGCGGCGGCCTTCGAATTGAATGACGGGCAGTTGAATTGTAGTGCCATGGTTAAAGCCCAGAAGGCACTCTAG